Below is a genomic region from Triticum dicoccoides isolate Atlit2015 ecotype Zavitan chromosome 5A, WEW_v2.0, whole genome shotgun sequence.
ACTTCCTTGGTGATTGCATTAATGGTCGTCCCCATAATAAAGACAAGTTCAACATCATTCAAGTTTACACGCTTGGTGATGAGAAATGGAAAGATATCCAAACTCCAGAAGCTCTTAGCTTGATCAGTGTGAGAAACTCTGGAGTTGTCAATGTTGATGGAAAAATGTATTGGTTAACTGAAGACATGTCAGCTAGCTGGCAGCATTCAGTTTTGTCCTTTGATCTATTGGAAGAAAGTTTTGCAATGATACAACTGCCAGCAGCACGCGAAGATCATGATTACTATGGTTCTCGTAAGTTCTTGATCAGAGATATAGATGGGAAAATATGTATAGTGACTGCTCAAACTAGTCGTTATGATGCCAGAACTCTTGTCGGTGAGCTGCAGATCTGGGCACTTGACAACATGGTAGAGCAAAGGTGGAGCCAGAAGTACAACATTAAGTACCCACCAGATTACATTCTGGGTCCACGTTTTGTTCACAGGGATAGAATCCTCACACAACGTGGCCACAATAATGTATGTTCTTACGAGTTGCTTGGTGAGAACTTCGAGATTGATTCAAGTAAGATGGTGAAGCTGTTAGATTTCAGTCCCTGCAGGCACAACTTGCAATCTCACAACTGTGTGAAGTCACTTGTACGTTTAGATGTATACAAGAATGCTAAGATTGTGTGTAGGCCAAAACAGCGGGAAGGCTGGGAATTGAACAAGTGGGAGGCGTGGGAGCGTGGGCTCTCTGAGAATGAAAAATTGCGGAGTGTCATTCACCAAGTTGAGCTTAATGGAATTGTATGTCGACTGCATTCAAATTGAGTTTAGCAGACATTCATTATTCTGGAAATTTTAACAATAGCTGAGTTGCAGAAATTTAACGGAAATTCATTATTTGACAGGCATGTGCACAACAAAATGGCATATGGTTCAATGATATACTGCAACATATATTGGATGATGCGATTCGACGGGAAATAGGCATGAAAATCGATCAAATATTTCCAAACTTTCCAGACCAGGTAATTCTTTACCTAAATGGACGTCAGCATACCTTTATTTTTCACATTTAAATTTGAATAGGCATTAATCATTTGAAAAGCAGAAGGCATATGAATGTTTGAGTGCACCCTTATCGTTGTTGTAACACATGCCTTGCATGAGACTCCAGCAGACAAGACCCCTCCGGCATCTTAATTGTGTGGCACAGAAGCTGGATCAGGACAATTTAATTGCTCGTATTAATAATAGTGAGACTATTATAAAGGTATAGTGTTTTAAATTTACAAGCCAGATCATTGACGACTTTTCGTTGAAACATGTCAAATGAATAAAGTTAAACTTGTCTACAGGCTATGATTCAGACAACAAATAGTATCTTTGACATGATTGATAGTGCTGTAGATGACCAGGTAAAAGTTTACATTTGATCTAATTTTTTCATGTTTTCCCTTTCTGCTATAGCTCGCTAGTTCTTGTCTCCAATATCCATTTTAATCTCTTCCGGAATAAAAGAAATAGTTTCTTATGAAATATAAGCAAAGTAATTGGATTATCTCATGTCATACAAATGAATGACCCCCTTGTAATAATGCAATTATTTTCCATCCCATATTTTAATTTATGCATACACCTGTACTTTAGTTCTTTTTGCTAAGTGTGCAAGTTGTCTAGTTGTCGTGTTCATTGATTTGTTAGGTAGGTAGCCCGTACCCCACAATCAACAAATTTTGCATCAGTAAGAAATATTTTTTTCATCAAGGTTTGTGTAAGTGCCCTAAATTTGGGAACTGGGTTGGTTGCAAAACACTTTACGTGTTGATTCCTTTCTTAACTTGTATTTTCAGACTTACAGACATAGATATAGGCTCTGCCAAGTTTTATCGTCTTTTAATGGCATGGTATTGCTTTCAGTCCCATTCTTATACATTTGCTGGCAGACTTAGTGAATAATGGTTAATTGAGCATAGCTGTGCAGCTGTGTTTGGAACTAAAAGTTACTTTGGTTGCTGTCAAGTAATGTAAGAGGTACTTAAAGTTGTTCTACATCGTACAGCTTTATATAGCAGACAAATTA
It encodes:
- the LOC119301946 gene encoding putative F-box protein At3g23960 isoform X2, which codes for MVTEETKSMKQINEECIINHLPGDLIERVFLRLPVSTLLTCVGVCKHWHNIIRDPQFVALHLQCAPSYALVFFPPGLVSGKHYPSDAVLIDEAWSPSTYTVPVIGPGDFLFGSCNGLLGLYTKTSMIKIANLATGECLHLGKPVKNLKGDHFCFYSFGFHPVTKEYKITHFLGDCINGRPHNKDKFNIIQVYTLGDEKWKDIQTPEALSLISVRNSGVVNVDGKMYWLTEDMSASWQHSVLSFDLLEESFAMIQLPAAREDHDYYGSRKFLIRDIDGKICIVTAQTSRYDARTLVGELQIWALDNMVEQRWSQKYNIKYPPDYILGPRFVHRDRILTQRGHNNVCSYELLGENFEIDSSKMVKLLDFSPCRHNLQSHNCVKSLVRLDVYKNAKIVCRPKQREGWELNKWEAWERGLSENEKLRSVIHQVELNGIACAQQNGIWFNDILQHILDDAIRREIGMKIDQIFPNFPDQTRPLRHLNCVAQKLDQDNLIARINNSETIIKAMIQTTNSIFDMIDSAVDDQIGASSTNAGISSQNHSEGDDAKT
- the LOC119301946 gene encoding putative F-box protein At3g23960 isoform X1, with the protein product MVTEETKSMKQINEECIINHLPGDLIERVFLRLPVSTLLTCVGVCKHWHNIIRDPQFVALHLQCAPSYALVFFPPGLVSGKHYPSDAVLIDEAWSPSTYTVPVIGPGDFLFGSCNGLLGLYTKTSMIKIANLATGECLHLGKPVKNLKGDHFCFYSFGFHPVTKEYKITHFLGDCINGRPHNKDKFNIIQVYTLGDEKWKDIQTPEALSLISVRNSGVVNVDGKMYWLTEDMSASWQHSVLSFDLLEESFAMIQLPAAREDHDYYGSRKFLIRDIDGKICIVTAQTSRYDARTLVGELQIWALDNMVEQRWSQKYNIKYPPDYILGPRFVHRDRILTQRGHNNVCSYELLGENFEIDSSKMVKLLDFSPCRHNLQSHNCVKSLVRLDVYKNAKIVCRPKQREGWELNKWEAWERGLSENEKLRSVIHQVELNGIACAQQNGIWFNDILQHILDDAIRREIGMKIDQIFPNFPDQQTRPLRHLNCVAQKLDQDNLIARINNSETIIKAMIQTTNSIFDMIDSAVDDQIGASSTNAGISSQNHSEGDDAKT